The following nucleotide sequence is from Natronosalvus caseinilyticus.
TGCCGCCGTACCGGACGCGGTAGGCCCCGAACGAATCAGTATTATGTTCGGAACGGACTCGAGACTGACGACGGCGCCGGTGGGCGTCTCGCTCGATGAATCTGTGAACGCACTCACGACGCCTCGATCACAATCCGTTCGACTCCGGTCTCCGGTTTCAGTCTGCCTATCACAGTGCGGAGCGAATAATCCGCCACGTGCATGGTGATGAACTGGAATGGGTCCACCCCCGTTGGCGGTGGTCGTAATCCGTTCTGGGAACACAATCTACTCACACCCATACCGCCCGCCATTTCTTCTCGATTGGATCTGGTGAAGTTCTTAACCAGTGATAAGTTTCAGGAGTCGTGCTGATTAGAAGGCGCGAATGTAGCACTTGCCTGTTGAAGATCAGAGGACTCCCGCTAACAACTACAGAACAATAGCGTATCATTCTCGTTTATGCCAATCCACGATAGTAGCACTATATGCTATATGGTGACATAGTTCATTCGGGATGAGATCATGGGAGACAGAAACCACCTACATGTGTGCCGCCACTGCGGAATTGTTATGGCTACCTCATCACCGGTGCCTCCTCGAAAATGTACCACGTGTGATGATAGTAACTTCTCTCCGTATACTCCTCAATAACGGAGAACCGATGTTCGGCTACTTATCAAATTCATCAATTAAATTATTGGAAAGAGTGTTCTAACGCCATTCATTGACGATATTTGTGAAAAGCAGGCGGCATGCTGAATATATCCTGTATCGATCACGGCGTTTCTGACAGAAGCCGAGCAATTCGTACTGCCCGTGCTGAATACATAGTTCGAATGTGATATGTGCTGAAGGTCGATCTGTGAAGAGTGGCGAGGTCAGTGTAGGTGATCACAGGAACGCGCTTGATATCTAATAACCAGAGATATATCGGAAAGTTGGAAAAAGGCATTTGTCTGTTCGGATTGTCGGGGATAATACGGCAGGGTGTGCCTCTGACACCGACATTCCTGCCGTTTTAGCAGTACTGCTCTAACTATAAGACTATACTCAATAAGATCTCTACCGAGCTATTGATTCATTAGTTCATCGTGCAACAAACTCGATCAGCGTGCTGAACTCATCCTCTATATTCAGCAGACCTAATCTCTCAACTACTATATAGAAATGAATCATAACTATGGGTTGCGTTGTTAATCTCTATGAGAAATCACTGCAAGCCTCACACACCACTTTGGCCTCTCGTAGCTCCCCACATTCGGGGCTCAGCCTCTGGGAGGGAGTCCCAGTATCGACTTCCAGATCGAGATCAATTCCCCTCACTACCGGTTTGAAACTCCACGAACACCCTCCATGAGAGAGCATTTTCGGGTTGAAACCGTCGACATGGACAAACGACCCTATTCTAAAGCATGACGAATAGGCCGATCCCTAACTGGGGCGAATCTCACCGTCCATATATGATCGCTCCTGGCGACTCCAGATCGATTCCACCAGCGGTCCATGCCTCGAGCCGCGTTTGGCGCGTCTCTTCGAGGACGGGGTCGACGTGGCGCCACCGCGCCCGGCAGCGGAGCCCGCAGAACTCGCGGAGCCGATCATTCGCGGCGCCGAACCCGAGCGACTCCCGGGCACGGGCGATCTCGTCCTCGGGGACCAGCGAAAGTGCCCGCCCGCAAGCGAAACACGTCGACGACGCCGTCATGAGCGCGTCACCCCTGGGGTATTACCCTCGAAGATGGGTCCCTGGAATACCTCAACACCGTCAGATCGGCGATTGCGCACCAGATGACCGCCTTCGCGGCAGGCGTCACATCGAAAGTGCTCGAGCACTCGGTCGGCGTCGAGGCCGTCCGCGCGGACGAACCGAACGGCGCCGCCGCATGCCGCGCACGCTCGTAGAGTGGTTGCGTCTTTCATCACGCCCACCCGCTGCGCCGTTCGAGCGCGCGCTCGCGTCGAGCGTCGAGCACGGCCTCGTGCTCGATCTCGAGTCGGGCGTCGGCGGCCTCCGCCTCGTCGATCGCAGGCGTCATCCGCTCGAGGTCGCAGGCCGCCCGGCGCTGGGCGGCCGTCACGGGCGCGCCATCGACGTGCTGGCCATGCTGGGGGCAGACGTCGTCTTCAAGGCCCTCGGGGACGGGGAGGCGCCCCGTCGCCGTGAGCGCGGCGTAGAAGTGCTTGCACCCGCGGTCGGCACCGAGGCAGTCGTTCTGCGCGTCGGGGCAGTCACATCGGTCGTCGGGCTCGTCGGCCAGGACGTCCACCCGGTACTCCCGGCCGCTCGCGGAGACGACGCGGTACTCACCGTCCTCGAGGTCCGGGTAGACCGGGCGTCCCAGCACCGACATCTCCTGGGTGACTCCGCGGTAGCGGCGAGCAGTGATCGCGTGGTCAGCAGCCTTTTCGTGGTCAGCGGCGTAGGTGGTAGTGGTCGTCATTGACTTCACCTGGATTCGGACGACCGATCCCCGGGCGTTCCAGCGCCCGGGTGTTCCAGCACCCCGAGGGGATCGGCCATCCTCATTCATACCCACGTGGGCAATAACCATAAAGGGCGTTCTCTAATCGCCAGACAGTGTGGATATCTTACCTACGTGGGTAGCTATTTACCGTGAGAGACTGCACTACCTACGAGGGCAAATGACTAACACTGCAGTAGTCGAAGTGGAGAGTATGCCAGGACGGATCGAGGAGACGACGCCCGAGGACGTCCTCGAGGTGTTTCGGTTGCGAAGCGACGCGGCCGAGCCGCTCATCGCCACGGAGATTGCAGAATCGCTCGAGTGCTCGCGGCGGACGGCGCTCAACAAACTCAACGAACTCGCGGCGGACGGCCACCTCCAGAGCAAGCAGGTTGGAGGCCGCTCGAAGGTCTTCTGGCAGCCAATCGACAGTGAGGAGGCCGACACCCATCGAGATTCCTCCGAATCCTGACCGCAGTCGGCCAACCAGAGCGACGTCAACCCGCTTAGCGCGACGACCACGAAAGGGGCTCACTGGACTCGTGGAGTTGGCGAGACGAAGACGGTCAATCACATGGCCAGAATTACCCCGTGGGCCAAGAGACTCTCCGGCCTATAAATCCGCACCCCCTTGTTAATAAGTCCCATCGTGGTGTAATGGATGCAATATGACCATCGAGGTTGTCAAGACGGATAAACAAGAAGAATGGGACTCATATGTCACCCAAGCATCTCATGCGACGCCTTTTCACCAGTACGCGGCTCTTGATCTGTTTGCTGACCACACTAATACCGACCTTCATCTCCTGATCGGCTACAAGGGACAAGAACCCGTGGAGCTGCTTCCGCTTTTCGAGACGAGGCGAGGGCCTTTTAACAAGATACACTCTCCACCCGACGCGGCAGAAATCGCGCATCTCGGCCCGGTGCGACTACACTCGAACGGTGTGAAACAGCGGAAGACCGAGAAAGACCACCGACGGTTCGTTAACGCCTGTTGGGAGTGGATCGAAACCTCGATTGAGCCCGATTTTGTGTCGTTGTGGAGCAGTGATCGGTACACCGACGTCCGACCCTACCTTTGGAATGATTTTGAAGCCTCGCCCAGATACATCTACATCATCGAACTTGGCAGCGGTGTCGAAGCACTCTTCAGTGAGTTGACTAAGGAGACGCGGCGACGAATCCGGAATACCGATGAGCAAGCCTACGAGATCGTTGAAGGAGATCTCGACACTACTCAACTGATCGTTCGACAACTCCAGAACCGCCACGAAGAACAGGGGATGAGCTACGGCCTCACCCCCGAGTTGATGGCGGAACTCCACGCTCGACTTCCCGAGGAGCAACTGCATCCTTACTGCCTCTGCATTGATGAAAAAATGGTGAGTGGGTTGCTGGCGTTGGAGTTCGGCGACACGATGCACGTCTGGATCGGCGGCGTGAAAACTGATGTCGATCTCCCAGTGAATGAACTCCTCTACTGGCACGTCATCGAACAGGCCGCGGCGAAAGACCTCGATCGTGTAGACCTAACGACGGCAATGATTCCCAGTCTGGCAGACTACAAATCCAAGTTTGGTCCTGAACCTCGAGTCATGTTCGAATTGCGATGGGAGTCGCAGATCTGGCAGGCGACCAAGTTCGGTTATCGACGCCTTCCAAAGAGAAGCCACGAACTCATTCAATCTTTCTTATCTCGAATACAACATTACAATTAAAGGGTGTAGAATTCACTGGAGAACTTCGCACTTCACTGGATGGGGCCGAGCTGGTCCTCATTAGTCATCTCGCTCAAGTGAACGTATGCCCATAGTTTCGGTGGACCTCAGAAGACTGTATAATTCCCGGCCACATTCGTCGTGGTCTATTCGACAGCACGGCCGCCTCTGGTTCGACCACTTAAGCCCTGCGAGGACGAGGTGCCGTGTAAGCCAGTGACTTGAGGGTTCAGATACGTCAAACGGTAGGCAGCGGCCACCCAGGTGGAGATGGCCGTCTTCTGATGGTGTTATCCGCCGGATGCTGACACCTACCGCTGGTCTGTCTCCCTGAGGATTTTAGACCAATTCAACCAGTGGTAACCAGTGACAAGGTTGTTGGCCTGTCGTATGCATGCACCAATCGCCGACGTGTTAGGGCCTCGATTTCAGTGCATAGAATCAGTTACTCGGCGTCGTCCTTTCGCATCCGGGATTGGCGATAGACAGTATCTTCGAAACCATCGTCGTATCCGTTCGCGTAGCCCCAGCGGTATCCGTGATAGAGCGCGGCGAATATCCCGGCGACGGCTTTCCCCGGCCGCGTCGAACCACCGGTAATACCCGTCTTGGCCAAAACGTTTATAAGAAAGACTTATGTCCGCCCGGCTATAAGAAGGGGAAAGTCCCTTATGCAGTCGCCCGCTTCCCTCCTATCAGCTCTCCCGGAGGACCGCCGATGACCCAGGCGGCCTCCGAGGTTGCGTCGGATAGCACCCAGCCCGATTACAGCGCCCTCAAAATCCCCAGCAAGCCCCTCGAGGAGTACCATTACACCGAGCGACGGGCCTACCTCGCGGCGGAGATTGCAACCGCAGGCCACCCCGACCTCGTCTCCCGGACCGAGATGGCCGAGCGGTTCGGCGTTTCACACCAGCAAATCTCGAAAGACATCGACCGGATCGCCTCGAGCGTCGTCGAGCGCGGCCGTGATCGTGACCGCCGCGCCCTCGAGTGCGAGACGGTGGTCCGCAAGTCGATCAAAGGACTGCTCGAGGACGAAAACTGGGCGAAGGCGGCCCGCCTGGCCCTGGATTACGAGGAGTGGCTCGTCGAGTTCTACGACCTCGAGGACATTGAGGCCCGCCTGGAGGCGCTCGAGGACGGTGGTGACCGATGACGCGCCGCCGGTCCTGGGACGACTTCGAGGAGCGCCTCGAGCAGATCGAGGACGACGCGAACACGGACGGTGACGTCGAGTCCGGCCTCGTGGTGACGATCGAGTCCTGGGCCGTGGACGAGGACGGTGAGCCCATCGGCCGTATGGCCCGCCAGCGGACGACGGCGACCGGGGAGCGTGACATCCAGTGGTACGACCCGGAGACGGGTGACCCGATCGAGCCCGGCGAGTTGCTCGACTTGGAGGACACCGAGGCCGACCCCGACGTCGACGCCGATCCCCGAGGTGAGCGATGAGCCCTGACTCTACCCCAAACGCCGACGCTGACGCTGACCCTGGCCCAAAGGTCGACCTGAACGCCCGCCACGAGCACGCCCTCGAACACCGCGATTCGGCGTGATGCCGACCGGGGCGACGACGCCGGCCCCGGCGCCGATCCCCACGCCGGCACGTCCGTGCCAGTCACGTTATATCAAAAGGAGATATTCTAACAGAACTGTTGAAAAAAACACACAAGAAATCCGAACATTCATATTGAATTATTGAGTCAGTCCAGTAGATGGCAGTAACACAACAACAAGAACAAGTATCTGAACAACAGTCCGGGGCTGAACAGCGGGTACAGGAGTATATGTTAAATAGCGAGGAAATAACCTACTCTCTCCGATTTCGGCCGAGAGGAGTTATCAATTGGTTTGAATCATTACTGGGGTACGGCGTTACCTATTGGTTTATCACTAACGAGAGGGTGATAGAGACGACTAAAGAAAGCGGTGGATTCACGTTTCGAGACGTGCCACACGGTAAAATTAGCTCTATTGAGTATGGCAGGAAGCTGTCGCTTGTGACAATTGCTCTTGGGGCTCTTCTCGGCTTCACTGGACTGCTAACCCTAAGTTCGGCTGATGCTATTGGCGGACTTCTTCTCATCGTCGGGCTTGGTTTAATCGGCTACGCGTACTTCTGGCGCCAACAGGTGTTAGCGATCAAGGCGTCCGGCGGCGTGAGTATGGTGTTAAACATCTCAAAAGGTGATCAGATTGATAAATTCATCTGGTATCTCCACGCTGAACGTAGCAAGCATACGGATTAGCCGTTAGAGAGTAAGTCAGATAGGCCCTTATTGAGTACGCTTACGACCACGCGGATGCCGAGTCCGGCCGGATCTGGGCGCTCGACGACGAGCTGGCCACCAGCACCCTGCAGTCGCGCTGAGATCGACCTCGGCCTTCCTCCACCGGACGCCTGAGACGCCGCTCTCGAGCCCGCCGTCGGACGGTGAGGCCGGCCCTCCGCACCGGAGTCGCTCGCCGAGGTGTTCGACGTGATCGATGCGGACACCCGTGAGCAGGCCGCGGACATCCTCGGCGTCGACCAAGACGTCCTCGAGGCCGAGGCCGACGGCGTTGAACTCATCCGGTTCTGAGCCCCACCACTCGGCGGGACTCCCACCGCGGATTAGATTTCTTATCTCGAACGCCGTACCCACGAGTTGAATCTCCCGATTTCACGCTCGAGCGGGGCGCTGGACACCGGTTTTCGAGGCGCGATCCTGGGGTTCGACCCGGGAAAACGGGGTTCCACCGTCGCTCGACCCCGGTTTCTGGACGTCCGTCGGCCCGCCCGCTCGAAAAGTGGACGGTGGAAACGTATATTAGGCTTTGTTGAAACCCTCATACTGTTACAGATTTTAGTAGCCGTGCTGAATACACAGCGCGAATGTGCCACGGGCTGAGGAGAGATCAACGCAGAAGATTGAACGCTCAATACAGATGGTTCATGCACCGCTATCGCTTTCGAACCACACCCACTTCACAAAGTAAACGGAAACGACCGCAATATGTGGAAAAGTTCCGATTATCATTGCTATTAATAGCAAAGGCGGGTAGAAGAATAACCCGGGTGGTAGACCATCATCATATTTATTGAGTATATCAAAGGCGACAGCTGGGATGGCGAAGATTGTTGCTGGAAATAAAAACAGTACACCGAACGTTTCTAGCGCCCATACTGGAGCAGCTGTGAAATAAGCCAGAAACGTGAGCAAAGCAGCACTGCCACCAGATAGTGCCGGTAGATACCACCACTTGTCAGTCTTAGCAGCAAAGGTCTCGAGAGAGTGGAGGACCGTTCCTGATGAGTCAATCTGGGAAACCATATTATGAGATGACGGCCATTTAATTTAAATTAATTGATTTTATTCGTGGGATTGGTGCTATGTTCGCAGCCGTATGTATCGGTTGGTTCCATACTTGGTGAGTGAAATAAACAACGCGACCGTGCTGCATCCATCCTCTATATTCAGCACAGAACATTTATCAGTTTCTGAGGATTTCAACCCGCGGCGTCTTCTGGACGTCATCGGCTTCGAGCGATTTCCTCCTTGGGGGTGACGGTCGACGGGAACTCGTCGCCGACGTCTTCCAAGCCCCCTACGGTCGCCCCCTGGCGCCTCGCCCCCGCCCAGAGGTTTGTGGGGTCGGGTTCGGCGCCGGTGTCACCAGCGGCCTCCTGGGGACTCTGAGAGGACTCGTCGACGGCCGGTCCGTCGACGTGGGTGGGTATGTGACGCCCTGGCGATTACCCGGGGCGTCCTACTGGCCCTCAAGCAGCCATAGGCGGGCGTTCCCCACCTTCCGACTCGAGACGTGGCCGGCGTCTTCGAGGGCGACCAGACGCTTGTACGCGAGTTCGTAGCTACAGCCAACGCGGTCAGTGACGTCCTGGGTGCCGGCCATGCCCCCCTCGACGTCGAGTGCTTCGAGGAAGTCGGCGTCGGCGTAGGTCGTCCGGTATCGTCCGCTCTCGTCGTCGCGATCGGCATCGGGCATGGGTGCGGGGTTCGCGTCCATTACAGTTAGCTGTATGGGGTGTGGGATATTAGCCTTTCCAGGTAGCTTTCAAGGTCCTTTACAGTAGCCTGTATTTGATAGTCTTGCCCACCATGAAAGCCCTTTAAGCCATTACAGGTAAAAGTAATGGATGAGGACGGCCGGTCCCCTCGGGGTGCTGGAACACCCGGGCGCTGGAACGCCCGGGGATCGGTCGTCCGAATCCAGGTGAAGTCAATGACGACCGCTACCACCTATGCCGCTGACCACGAAAAGGCTACTGACCACGCGATCACAGCCCGCCGCTACCGCGGCATCACCCAGGAAATGAGCGTCCTCGGGCGCCCCGTCTACCACGACCTCGACGACGGCGAGTACCGCGTCGTGAGCGCCTCCGGCAAGGAGTACCGGGTGAACGTCCTGGGCGACGAGCCCGAGGACCGCTGCGATTGCCCGGACGCCCGGAATGGCTGCCGAGGCGCCGATCGCGCGTGCAAGCACTGGTACGCCGCCGTGACAGCCACCGGCACCCTCCCCGTCCCGGAGGGGCTCGAGGACTCGATTTGCAGCCAACACGGCCAGCACGTCGACAGCGAGCCTGTGTTCGCCCGTGACCTCCGGGCGGCCCGCGACCTCGAGCGGATGGCGCCCGCAATCGACGCCGAGGCGGAAGCCGTCGACGCCCGCCTCGAGATCGAGCACGAGGCCGGACTCGACGCCGCGAGAGAGCGCGTCCTCGAGCGCCGCGGTGGGTGGGCGTGAGCGTGATGACCGACGCGATTCCCCGGACCTGCCGGGCGTGCGGAGGTGCCGTTCGGTTCGTCCGCGCGGACGGGTTCGACGCCGATCGAGTGGTCGAGCACTTCCGATGCGGCGCGTGCCGCGAAGGCGGCCACCTGGTCCGCGATCGCCGGTCTGACGGCGTTGACGCCCTCCAGGGGCCCGTTTTCGAGGGTCAGACCCCAGGGGTGGCTCGTCCATGACCGCCTCGTCGACGTGTTTCGAGTGCGGTCGGTCGTTCGGGTTGGTTCCCGAGGACGAAATCGTCCGGGCTCGGGAGTCGCTCGGGTTCGGCGCCGCGAATGATCGGCTCCGCGAGTTCTGCTCGGTTCGGTGCCGGGCGCGGTGGCGCCACGTCGATCCCGTCCTCGAGGAGACGCGCCAGACGCGGCTCGCGGCCTGGATCACCGGTGGGATCGACCTGGAGGCGCCGGGGGCGATCGCCTATGGTCAGTGACCCGTCCGTCCCCGGTCAGGGGACGCCGACGACGACGGCCACGGCGGCCAGAAACTCGTCGACGTCCCCCCGGAGGCGCCACGCTTCACCTCGACCCAGCGATCCAAGCTATGACCCCGTGGCGCCACCGTTCGCCCCATCACGGGTGGTGCTCTGGAAGTCGTCTCACCCTCGCAACCAGATCTCGAAAAAAGCCGGCGCTATCGCCAGTCCGGGTGGATCCACTCCAGTTCGTCGTGGTTGGCTTCGAGCCACTCACCTGGCCCATCCGCGGCGTCGTAAGTTTCTCCCGTGGCTTCGAGGAAGCCCCCTCGCGGGAGGTCGTAGACGACAATCTCCTGGTGGGTCCGCCAGTAGACCAGCACTTCGTGTCCGCCGTTGCGGAGTGCGACGACCGTCTTCGGCTCGAGATGCTCCCGGAGGATGTAGGTCACCATCGCCGAGACGTCACCCCCTCGTAGTTTGAGCAGGCGCTCGCCGAGTTCGTAGCGCAACACACGGCGTTCTGCCTCGACCCCGGCCTCCCGCAACCTCCGTTCTGACCCCATACCTGAAGGGTTGTTGTCGCTCCAGATACGTGTACGTTAGCTTGGAACGCCCTGGATTCACGCGTAAGGTATCCATCCACCTCTCGGCCAGATCCTCATCTCGGCGCGAGTGGCGGGTTCAACGATACTACACTGGTGATGAGGGGGTGCCGAAATCGACTCGACTGTCGGCTCGGTGGCTGAGGTGGTCCTTCAGTGCGTCCTGGAATTTTTATATGATGACGTAGCCAGCCCCAGTGATGCGCCACCCCCAGGACGATCTGCTCATCGTCGAAGCGCTCGTCGAGTACGCGGCGTCTGCTCTGGCCTCAAGGTCGAACAGCACCCTCATTTCATCTTGCCACCTTTTTCATAACACTCAGAAAAGAGAACACTACAGCAAAAAGATATAGGTTCGCCCCCCCCTTCCCCGAGGTCGCCTGCTACGTCGAACGGACCTGGTTGGCCTCGACGATCCTATTGCGGAATCAGTTGCCTGCCAACTACTAACAGAATTTTTATGTTGGTTATTATATGTTACCGAAAACGGCCGCTAGAGCCCCTATATAATACGTTCTCAATTAGGAAATTCATATCGGTATATTGCCCAATACCGAGAATGTTATAACTACCCATCTCTATTGGTATACCAGAGTGATCCCGATGAGCAGGTACACGACGGTCGGGCTCCGCGCGGGCTCTGACGTCCGATCCCGGTTGTCTCTCTACCGCGACGACAACGATCTGTGCAGTCTGCACGATGCGGTCGAGCAACTGCTCAACGAAGCCGGGTACTGAAAATAGCCCTGATCGCTCACCATGCATCGAACGACTCGCGCATTAAATGGGGTGTGTTGGAGACACACCCCGTGCCGAGTCGAATTAGCATACACCCCGACCGTCTTCCGACGGACGAGACCGACACCGAGTTGGTGTCACTTTACTCTACAGTCCGCGAGAGTAAAGCCGTTTCGTCGGTTCGGCGGGTTCGGGATCCACATCCGAACCATGACAAAATCTTCGAACAAACACAACTCGTACGAAACGACCGCAGCCAGCTGCGAACTCTGCCCACGTCCCGCGTCAACCACGATCAGCTCAGATGGGTGTGGCCCCATGCTTGTGTGTGGGATCCACGCCTCATCTCTTGAGGCTATTTCAGAGCCAGCCGCCTCGAACAGCTGGGACCACCCAAGCCAAAAGAACGGGCCTCAGAACAGGTGGGAGCTATGAGTTCGGCCCCAGACGTCTTTGAGGCCTCCCTGGACGAGCCACCCAAGTACGAAGTCCCCATCGAGGGAACAACGGATGGAGGTGACCGTGTCCCCGACCTCTCCCCACGGGAAGCGCTCGAGCGATGGCTTAACAAACTCCGAGTGTCCAGGAGTGAATCCACCGTTTCAGCGTACCACTACCGGTTGAAACATTTCGTTGAGTGGTGTGAAGAGGTGGGCATCTCCGAGGTCGGCCAGGTGAACGGGTGGGACATCGAGTCCTACGAGACCTCCCGGCGGGAACAGGGGTTAGAGCCAATTACCCTCAACAACGAGTTGGGCACCCTGCAAAGTTTCTTCGAGTACTGCGTTAAGGTCGAACTCGTCGACGAAGGGCTCCCAACGAAGGTTGACCCACCGGTCGTTCCCGCTGCCGATCAGGTGAGCAAGGTGCGACTCCACACCGACCGCGCTCAGGCGTTACTCACCCACTACGTGGCGACTGAGTGTGGTTCACGCGCGCACACGTTGCTCGCGCTGGCGTGGTTTACCGGCGCACGTTTGGGCGCACTTCGCGGCCTCGATCTCGAGGACTACGACCGAGAGCAACAGTGCCTCAAGTTCACTCACCGCCCGCGCGAAGAGACCCCATTGAAGAATGGAGCCGACGGTGAACGCTTCGTTGGCCTCCCGAAGCAGGCGTGTGACGTTGTCGACGCGTACATTCAGAAACATCGACTCGAAAAGTACGACGACTATGGTCGGCGGCCACTGTTGACGAGTGAGCGTGGCCGTCCCTCGACGAATGCCGTTCGGGCCTGGATGTACCTGGCCACCGTCCCATGTCTCCACTCACCGTGCCCCCACGGAAACGACCCGGACACGTGTAATTTTCTGGATTACTCGGCGGCGAGCAAGTGTCCCTCGTCGCGGAGTCCCCACCAGGTTCGGACTGGCTCGATCACGTGGCAACTCAACCGAGGGATTCCCCCAGAACGTGTCGCCGAACGGGTGAACACGTCGATCGAGGTCCTCCTCCGACATTACGATCAACCGACCAGGATGGAGGAGATGCGCGAGCGTCGGCGCCCATACCTGGATCGCCTCTCATTCGGCGACGAGGAGGGTGATGACCGATGAGGTTGAAACCCGGGCGGTCCCACTTCTGTCGTCGCGAGCAATCCCGCGAGCGACGCCAACGTGAAAAGCC
It contains:
- a CDS encoding ArsR family transcriptional regulator is translated as MDANPAPMPDADRDDESGRYRTTYADADFLEALDVEGGMAGTQDVTDRVGCSYELAYKRLVALEDAGHVSSRKVGNARLWLLEGQ
- a CDS encoding GNAT family N-acetyltransferase; translated protein: MTIEVVKTDKQEEWDSYVTQASHATPFHQYAALDLFADHTNTDLHLLIGYKGQEPVELLPLFETRRGPFNKIHSPPDAAEIAHLGPVRLHSNGVKQRKTEKDHRRFVNACWEWIETSIEPDFVSLWSSDRYTDVRPYLWNDFEASPRYIYIIELGSGVEALFSELTKETRRRIRNTDEQAYEIVEGDLDTTQLIVRQLQNRHEEQGMSYGLTPELMAELHARLPEEQLHPYCLCIDEKMVSGLLALEFGDTMHVWIGGVKTDVDLPVNELLYWHVIEQAAAKDLDRVDLTTAMIPSLADYKSKFGPEPRVMFELRWESQIWQATKFGYRRLPKRSHELIQSFLSRIQHYN
- a CDS encoding HTH domain-containing protein → MPGRIEETTPEDVLEVFRLRSDAAEPLIATEIAESLECSRRTALNKLNELAADGHLQSKQVGGRSKVFWQPIDSEEADTHRDSSES
- a CDS encoding tyrosine-type recombinase/integrase translates to MSSAPDVFEASLDEPPKYEVPIEGTTDGGDRVPDLSPREALERWLNKLRVSRSESTVSAYHYRLKHFVEWCEEVGISEVGQVNGWDIESYETSRREQGLEPITLNNELGTLQSFFEYCVKVELVDEGLPTKVDPPVVPAADQVSKVRLHTDRAQALLTHYVATECGSRAHTLLALAWFTGARLGALRGLDLEDYDREQQCLKFTHRPREETPLKNGADGERFVGLPKQACDVVDAYIQKHRLEKYDDYGRRPLLTSERGRPSTNAVRAWMYLATVPCLHSPCPHGNDPDTCNFLDYSAASKCPSSRSPHQVRTGSITWQLNRGIPPERVAERVNTSIEVLLRHYDQPTRMEEMRERRRPYLDRLSFGDEEGDDR